A stretch of DNA from Manihot esculenta cultivar AM560-2 chromosome 7, M.esculenta_v8, whole genome shotgun sequence:
TCCTTTTACAGGTTGTGTTGGCCTCTTTTGTCCTTGCTATTTGTTTGGAAAGAATGCAGAGTTTTTGGGCTCTGGAACTTTGATCGGCTCTTGCATGactcattttattttgtgggcTATTGTCAATACTATATGTTGTTGCATGACTGATGGCATTTTGTTGGGATTACCTGGATGCTTCGTTGCATATTATGCCTGTGGCTACCGCAGGGCACTGCGAGAAAAGTATAATTTGCAGGTACAACTAATTTAGCCTTGTGAAgttaaaaactatatttttttatcgtGTTAACTGGATTATGTGCCTGCTTTGGCCCTACTTTGTGCTGCTGATATAGGACACTAGTTTTCCTCTCAAAGATGTTTAAATCAGGTTTATTCTTGTATTGTGTTATGAAGTTCTGAGGTCATTAAAGTAATAAAAGTTGTATTAAGATTAAGAGTGCAGatttctttaattaataaaaaaatagtattaAGCCTTTGTTTGTTtcaaggaaaatattttttcaaaaaaatatttttcacatttttttaCGTTTTGGGCACTTAAAAAAATTAGTCAATGGAAATTATTTTCTTAGTGAAAGGAGAAATTaagtcattttctgcactttgaGAATCTTAGTGAAAGGAGAAATTaagtcattttctgcactttgaGAATCTTATTAAGATCTCTATGTATAactttgttaatatattttctcttttaaattaaaattaaatgacgaaaaataagttatttttattttctgatgAAAATGTatttcacaaaaaatattttctaaatataagtGATTTTCCGCAAACAAACGGAGCCTAAGATTAAGATTGCAGATTAAGGAGGTACTAGGTAGTTTTGGAGATTTTATGCGTGTTTTGTTAAAGCCTATGAGTTGGGATTTAGTGCATACTGCATAGAATAAAACAAAAAAGGTAGGAGAAGATATAGAGAGGATTAGAGCAGAGAGGCAGAGACTGGAAATAATTTTTAGGTTTGTACATCCTGCTGATAATTGATATTTAGGGTTCCATAATCTATACACTAGAATGATTATGGCTCGTATATAGCCTGAAGGTTCTAgtaataacattaaataacgTTATTCAGGATAAAGTTCCATTGCTTTGAAATTGTTCAGCTACCTATATGACCTAAAATTCCTAGTAGTAACAGCAAATATACGTTTTTTTGATTGCTTATGCAGGAAGCACCATGTGGTGACTTCACAACGCACTTCTTCTGCCATTTATGTGCTAATTGCCAAGAGTACAGAGAGATTCGTGAAAGGACTTGCATCTCTAATTCTGTTGATGTTAATATGCCTGTAGTCACAGCTCCCCCAGTCCAGACAATGGAGTCGAATAATATTTCAGAATAATGCTGTTGGTGCTGGAAGCCAATGGTAGGACAAATAGATGATTGTTGCTATTTCTTGGTTTTTTATGTGCTTTGACCGATTTTGTCACTTAGCCTTGAGATAGTATTACCCCACCAAATTTTTATCAGTTGAGCTGAGATGTGTTG
This window harbors:
- the LOC110619216 gene encoding protein PLANT CADMIUM RESISTANCE 10 isoform X2, translating into MECHTDDVGSESQPDSGGSLGRAASFGLNNTRTPKFPWTPLPMLFSAISSKVPHIEMERSTTPYELFQGNKKDQSSYVPPPYIPLGQSDLEAEVVPQNEGRLSSNQTSGGLAQWSSGICACCDDMQSCCVGLFCPCYLFGKNAEFLGSGTLIGSCMTHFILWAIVNTICCCMTDGILLGLPGCFVAYYACGYRRALREKYNLQEAPCGDFTTHFFCHLCANCQEYREIRERTCISNSVDVNMPVVTAPPVQTMESNNISE